A genomic segment from Malus domestica chromosome 05, GDT2T_hap1 encodes:
- the LOC103432737 gene encoding uncharacterized protein isoform X2: protein MGGQFRIGEQEPREMDFHAMKRKQLQSLCKQHGIPANLKNTEMASRLTLLLKEDEESIEPVCKDIEENEGEIDSDLRAKKVKTVTFSPENETFYFVGTDKDSDSDCNYNPKKKQPRKRKTMTVKQVSEKNKHVEVFEDSEGLELSVDINIVEKRGRATRSRVQKSVEGGAEAVFSPLHRKKKTKTGVEKVDICDKPPLEVEVNERLDGNTESANLSHGLIRRQLRSRVVVSEDGGNLKALRKSLAPKGLKKTKENEGSHGVLLPNETSEDTVPARKGNATKVKVSSVLNEEPVKIDLGGRITRSWTQVEGKSSGVESKTDSLKVQEVGQEVLQLEETFQGKNQKSLRRKSAALLKKSVDSDNNAGESIGSFQNIRRSKRNLARDGDSVCGQLIETKFVGRRKMPKMEFVGKLSGQEECKVVPQLEEPSKGPSTTSRRRFSVVQKGKELAKGDTRKRPRNTDLERASKVEQSVETIEQGVVLLPNGPLRRSRRKTTLFPSTDSDDMKLRNHEAVGTVKQSTELVAVKYSNVTKPVRRSSRNGSEKFITEAFDDKGEISGGVKNDGFVKKIQEPTLENGSSYIVNDPSSKGPQSQSSRNASKRDFVAVTEVIGIAAGNNTKTESRVPIIAEEVLSTNLNSPLEEKVEKDIDAGLYIPESAGFENDVGSSSSSKEIVQNSSKKRNESTKRRESFAKGQPSCFEVSSLYPDKDKALEILAHMKENHPSESARFQGISQVQMAQDVAINTVDSVMVDDVINDNTAAGYLDDRSCPSLNRGDTGHDNFVKQNPVDCPYKPINGGSSKFTCLGDGQSPTSKPDCEGECSKLLDLETDESLTVETINQRNDGVDEKPISKFESFSKSFEENEKPISDGEPVCTDSDGNTAEASAETIREFYQDGIVASDTAVTLPAFLLVKKAGCVDGNQFEARVTTVGESNINCIGREDFPSYANEHPDEVTSSKKVMLPCAHERANAFVREDNESFKALDFEQIVVEEYASEGIERNSKLDDGVLDKTDCQVAEDKQEVFVESNENVSGNIKEKHGHDLSGGDRTSPIALEESIMDKVGSDSKTEDTAGELVQNFSSFELPHVMSKVGDQLQDKFKLPVEGINLHERDEALVHGDQNLSFNLVGVLEEHTLQARTKVFSNPESSMVAMIGETESGSISSSDFAKMQDVNENEYEVPSSTAVSVDSEVLQSVLQLDQVTCGNPDIHKKASEVKKRRPSLASEDSMYTNDNANKDSSGVLEEHAVAASVRGCSNHESSTDSKVDERQSGSISNFDLAKMQDVNDNKSQGPSKMLLSVDSEVLKKDASLEMKRCTSFSSNDCIHMDDNTNMDGNAGILDSAVNYGSANSKTESNLDNVGDCLVGGELIHRSSWGHGIILSNDIESDRVPQIEAGLAGTNEIADTYSIRKVKLSADNYCAKPQMRSGNDSLDEGTTFQEDNAVLESKAETGIVEKAYLDTMNSTNVDINATFRENAEGLPDFQKDNRALMHAVESEIFTRWEMNTVFGNAEQDEAKKPDEKQLANAPLTEERILEVNERCREQDTASAIIQEYIDREKAMDEYFEVKSSIDSTCKAIFTEASRTGDSVYAGLDKCRNSGVEEGACVMTSGSEGSDMAFTERMVEFYKNVPALGVCIDVANGRSNEVSETPLQLDEFNFGSVGELDKRASVASGDSISTDDETAERIANVGKMEVKSSCKECPFRTDNSEADGTEFLYGHRNGEVGSNEVDIRTVREIIGIQNVDDATKLVELMSDGGNLSEERNSLDVNSFSVISSSMDSFGPEDTDLELNVGSPMFTSLEIKEIFHGDKIDGTVKSDPEMPNVNSMIEDGSDVKKRKESDVGTAQVVAGQHDNPKRIFEEIEELKPARKKDTQCHADSPISDFSSCGDGTRDECQDLDAVLIKDNKGSEDVKEEEEKVLEIPLVFVEQRDNLGQKMGEEVPKSTYTPVSDENASVNEIPKEKDDETGSIEYSRVHRSTGKISTDSKISGINSCPFDVPAPRSDLNPDVEGTVDQEPTYASSALREGDSISADDKTTERIENFRKMDSESSSNVIHFDSQEQFNFDASGNDPERRNLPMQGDKFGIAERVSADSPAIASSHENEASKLNVAAPLFTSFEMEFFQDDNIDIILKSDPEMSNVNSMIEDHKDVKKGKESDVGTAPVAAGQHGDPVRNLEEVKELRSAQKMDSNCHADSPITDFSSCVVLGLINANEAGEDVKEKIENVQGTAQVSAEQRGDGRERMAEEVRGSTLSPMSDEITFVGGLKEEGDETGDIDAKMSGISYGPFDILAASDPNPVVDDSVDQCLASPYFVSKQDKSGSPKKECWKQDMKDSKIVSCAARLEKKENLIPSTPMSVVNTLYMKENFRSTKVDRFTKSAAETLKPRRALEDLGKK, encoded by the exons ATGGGAGGCCAATTTCGCATTGGCGAACAAGAACCG AGAGAGATGGATTTCCATGCGATGAAGAGGAAGCAACTTCAATCACTTTGTAAACAGCACGGGATTCCTGCAAATTTGAAGAACACTGAAATGGCCAGCAGGCTCACTTTGCTTCTCAAG GAAGATGAAGAATCCATTGAGCCAGTCTGTAAAGATATAGAAGAAAATGAAGGGGAAATTGATTCTGACCTTCGGGCAAAGAAGGTGAAGACAGTGACCTTCAGTCCAGAAAATGAAACTTTTTACTTTGTGGGTACGGATAAAGACTCGGATTCGGATTGCAATTACAATCCAAAGAAGAAACAGCCGCGAAAGAGGAAGACAATGACTGTCAAGCAGGTGTCAGAGAAGAATAAGCATGTTGAGGTTTTCGAAGATTCTGAAGGACTTGAATTATCGGTTGATATAAATATTGTTGAAAAACGAGGTAGAGCTACAAGGTCTAGGGTGCAAAAATCGGTTGAAGGAGgtgcagaagcagttttttcaCCTCTTCacagaaagaagaaaacaaaaactgggGTGGAGAAGGTTGATATTTGTGATAAACCACCTCTGGAAGTTGAGGTAAATGAAAGACTTGATGGTAATACAGAAAGTGCAAATTTGAGTCATGGGTTGATTCGAAGACAGTTGAGAAGCAGGGTGGTGGTGAGTGAAGATGGTGGAAATTTGAAGGCTTTGAGGAAGAGTCTAGCGCCAAAGGGTTTGAAGAAAACCAAGGAAAATGAAGGCAGTCATGGGGTTCTTTTACCAAATGAGACTTCAGAAGACACTGTTCCTGCAAGAAAAGGAAATGCGACTAAGGTCAAAGTCTCAAGTGTTTTGAATGAGGAACCAGTAAAAATTGATCTTGGTGGTAGGATCACacgctcgtggactcaggtggAAGGGAAGAGTTCAGGAGTTGAAAGTAAAACAGATAGTCTCAAGGTTCAGGAAGTGGGTCAAGAAGTTCTTCAACttgaagaaacctttcagggcAAAAATCAGAAGTCACTGAGGCGGAAGTCTGCTGCACTTCTGAAGAAGAGTGTGGACAGTGATAACAATGCTGGCGAATCTATTGGATCTTTTCAGAACATAAGGAGGTCCAAACGGAACTTAGCTAGGGATGGAGACTCTGTATGTGGGCAATTGATAGAAACTAAATTTGTTGGTAGGAGAAAGATGCCTAAAATGGAGTTTGTGGGAAAATTGTCAGGCCAAGAAGAATGCAAAGTGGTTCCTCAACTTGAAGAACCATCAAAGGGCCCAAGTACAACGTCGAGGCGGAGATTTTCTGTGGTCCAGAAGGGCAAGGAATTGGCAAAAGGTGATACCAGAAAACGGCCAAGGAATACAGATTTGGAAAGAGCTTCCAAAGTTGAGCAAAGTGTAGAAACAATAGAACAAGGTGTTGTTCTCCTACCCAATGGTCCTTTAAGGAGGTCCAGACGCAAGACTACATTGTTTCCCTCTACTGATTCTGATGATATGAAGCTGAGAAATCATGAAGCCGTTGGAACAGTGAAGCAATCAACAGAATTAGTTGCTGTAAAATATTCTAATGTTACTAAGCCTGTAAGGCGGTCCAGTAGGAATGGTAGTGAAAAGTTTATAACAGAAGCCTTTGATGACAAGGGTGAAATTTCTGGTGGTGTTAAAAATGATGGGTTTGTGAAGAAAATTCAAGAGCCAACATTGGAAAACGGAAGTTCATATATTGTAAATGACCCTTCAAGTAAAGGGCCCCAAAGTCAATCCTCACGTAATGCATCCAAACGTGACTTTGTTGCAGTTACAGAAGTCATTGGTATAGCTGCTGGAAATAATACAAAAACTGAATCTAGGGTTCCAATTATAGCGGAGGAGGTTTTGTCTACTAATCTCAATTCACCCCTTgaagaaaaagttgaaaaagatataGATGCTGGGTTGTATATTCCGGAATCTGCAGGATTTGAGAATGATGTTGGTTCTTCTAGCTCCAGCAAAGAAATTGTACAAAATTCAAGCAAGAAGAGGAATGAATCAACCAAGAGGAGGGAATCGTTTGCAAAGGGGCAGCCTTCCTGTTTTGAAGTGTCTTCTCTATATCCTGACAAGGATAAAGCACTGGAAATCTTAGCGCATATGAAGGAAAATCATCCCTCAGAATCTGCAAGATTTCAAGGTATATCTCAAGTCCAAATGGCACAGGATGTAGCAATTAATACAGTGGACAGTGTTATGGTGGATGATGTCATCAATGATAACACTGCTGCAGGTTATTTGGATGATCGTTCTTGTCCATCATTGAACAGAGGTGATACTGGTCATGATAACTTCGTTAAACAAAACCCAGTAGACTGTCCATATAAGCCCATCAATGGGGGTTCTTCCAAATTTACCTGTCTTGGTGATGGTCAATCACCTACATCTAAACCAGATTGTGAAG GTGAATGTTCCAAGCTATTGGACTTGGAAACAGACGAGTCGTTGACTGTTGAGACGATAAACCAAAGAAATGATGGAGTGGATGAAAAACCCATAAGCAAATTTGAGTCATTCTCTAAAAGctttgaagaaaatgaaaaacctATAAGCGATGGCGAGCCAGTCTGTACGGATTCAGACGGCAATACTGCGGAAGCTAGTGCAGAGACAATTAGAGAATTCTATCAGGATGGAATCGTGGCCAGTGATACTGCAGTAACTTTACCAGCATTTTTATTAGTAAAGAAAG CTGGATGTGTAGATGGGAATCAGTTTGAAGCTCGAGTTACTACTGTAGGAGAAAGCAATATAAATTGTATTGGAAGGGAAGACTTTCCTAGTTATGCGAATGAACACCCTGATGAAGTAACTTCTTCCAAGAAGGTGATGCTCCCATGTGCTCATGAGAGGGCTAATGCTTTTGTGCGGGAAGATAATGAATCTTTTAAAGCATTAGATTTTGAACAAATTGTTGTTGAAGAGTATGCTAGTGAGGGCATTGAAAGAAACTCCAAGTTGGATGATGGTGTACTTGACAAGACAGATTGTCAGGTTGCTGAGGATAAGCAGGAGGTCTTTGTGGAAAGCAATGAAAATGTTTCTGGAAACATTAAAGAGAAACATGGGCATGACCTCTCTGGTGGTGACAGAACCAGTCCAATCGCCTTAGAAGAAAGTATTATGGATAAAGTTGGAAGCGACTCAAAAACTGAAGATA CTGCTGGTGAACTTGTTCAAAACTTTTCTTCCTTCGAGCTCCCTCATGTAATGAGCAAGG TAGGGGATCAACTTCAAGATAAATTCAAATTACCAGTTGAAGGCATAAATCTACATGAAAGAGATGAGGCATTGGTGCATGGAGACCAAAATTTATCCTTTAATTTGGTTGGTGTTCTGGAAGAGCACACATTGCAAGCTCGTACGAAAGTTTTTTCAAATCCTGAAAGTTCTATGGTTGCCATGATTGGCGAAACAGAGTCGGGGTCTATTTCTAGTTCTGACTTTGCAAAAATGCAAGATGTAAATGAGAACGAATATGAAGTTCCTTCAAGTACAGCGGTGTCTGTAGACAGTGAAGTTCTACAATCTGTTCTCCAACTGGATCAAGTGACTTGTGGTAATCCTGACATACACAAGAAAGCTTCTGAAGTAAAGAAGAGACGTCCTTCTTTGGCTTCAGAAGACTCTATGTACACAAATGACAATGCTAATAAGGATTCTAGTGGTGTTCTTGAAGAGCATGCAGTGGCAGCAAGTGTGAGGGGTTGTTCAAATCATGAAAGTTCTACGGATTCAAAGGTGGATGAGAGACAGTCAGGGTCTATTTCTAATTTTGATCTGGCAAAAATGCAAGATGTGAATGACAACAAGTCTCAAGGTCCTTCAAAAATGTTGTTGTCTGTAGATAGTGAAGTTCTAAAAAAGGATGCTTCTTTGGAGATGAAGAGATGTACATCCTTTTCTTCAAATGACTGTATCCACATGGATGACAATACCAATATGGATGGTAATGCTGGAATACTGGATAGTGCTGTAAATTATGGAAGTGCGAATTCAAAAACTGAGTCTAATTTAGATAATGTTGGTGATTGCTTGGTTGGAGGTGAACTGATTCATCGTAGTAGCTGGGGTCATGGCATTATTTTGAGCAACGACATTGAAAGTGACAGAGTGCCACAAATCGAAGCTGGCTTGGCTGGAACCAATGAGATAGCTGATACTTACAGTATTAGAAAAGTCAAACTATCTGCCGATAACTATTGTGCCAAACCTCAAATGCGTTCAG GAAATGACAGTCTAGATGAGGGTACAACCTTTCAAGAAGACAATGCTGTGTTAGAGAGTAAAGCAGAGACCGGTATAGTGGAGAAAGCTTACTTGGATACCATGAATAGCACGAATGTGGATATAAATGCAACTTTCAGAGAAAATGCTGAAGGGCTACCTGATTTCCAGAAAG ATAATAGGGCTTTAATGCATGCTGTTGAGTCTGAAATTTTCACTCGCTGGGAGATGAATACAGTATTTGGGAATGCAGAACAAGATGAAGCTAAAAAACCAGATGAAAAGCAACTTGCTAATGCTCCACTCACAGAAGAGCGTATTTTGGAAGTTAATGAAAGATGTAGGGAGCAAGATACTGCATCTGCTATTATCCAAGAGTATATTGATCGTGAGAAAGCTATGGATGAATATTTTGAGGTCAAGAGTTCTATCGATTCCACCTGCAAAGCAATATTCACTGAAGCTTCTAGGACTGGCGACTCTGTTTATGCTGGTTTAGATAAATGCAGAAATTCAGGAGTTGAAGAGGGAGCTTGTGTAATGACCAGTGGTTCAGAAGGTTCCGATATGGCGTTTACTGAACGGATGGTCGAGTTTTACAAGAATGTCCCTGCTTTGGGTGTTTGCATTGATGTTGCAAATGGGAGATCAAATGAggtttcagaaactccattgcAATTAGATGAATTCAATTTTGGAAGCGTTGGAGAGCTGGATAAACGTGCTTCTGTTGCTTCAGGTGATTCGATATCCACAGATGACGAAACTGCAGAAAGAATAGCAAATGTCGGGAAGATGGAGGTTAAATCTAGCTGCAAGGAGTGTCCTTTCAGGACTGACAATAGTGAAGCTGATGGTACTGAATTCTTGTATGGCCATAGAAATGGTGAAGTTGGTTCAAATGAAGTTGATATTAGAACCGTGAGAGAAATAATTGGTATTCAGAATGTTGATGATGCTACTAAGTTAGTAGAACTTATGTCGGATGGTGGCAATTTATCAGAAGAAAGAAACTCATTAGATGTCAATTCATTTTCTGTCATTTCGTCTAGCATGGATAGTTTTGGGCCAG AAGATACAGACTTGGAGTTAAATGTTGGCTCACCTATGTTCACCAGTCTTGAGATCAAAGAGATTTTCCACGGTGATAAAATAGATGGCACCGTGAAATCAGATCCAGAAATGCCAAATGTCAATTCAATGATTGAAGATGGTAGTGATgtgaagaaaaggaaagaaagtgaTGTTGGTACTGCACAAGTTGTTGCAGGTCAACATGATAATCCTAAGCGTATTTTTGAGGAAATTGAGGAGCTAAAGCCCGCTCGAAAAAAGGATACTCAGTGCCATGCCGATTCTCCTATTAGCGATTTTTCAAGTTGTG gagATGGCACAAGAGATGAATGTCAGGACCTCGATGCGGTGCTTATAAAAGACAATAAGGGTAGTGAGGAtgtgaaggaagaagaagaaaaagttctGGAAATTCCTCTAGTGTTTGTAGAGCAACGTGACAATCTTGGTCAAAAAATGGGAGAGGAAGTTCCAAAATCCACATACACTCCTGTTTCAGATGAGAACGCCTCTGTAAATGAAATACCAAAGGAGAAAGATGATGAGACTGGTAGTATTGAATACTCTAGAGTCCACAGAAGTACAGGCAAAATATCAACTGATTCTAAGATCAGTGGCATCAATTCTTGTCCTTTTGATGTGCCTGCACCAAGAAGTGATCTGAACCCTGACGTTGAAGGTACTGTGGATCAAGAACCCACATATGCAAGTTCAGCTTTGAGAGAAG GTGATTCCATATCTGCGGATGACAAAACTACAGAAAGAATAGAAAACTTCAGGAAGATGGATTCAGAATCAAGTTCCAACGTTATCCATTTTGATTCTCAGGAGCAATTTAATTTTGATGCTTCTG GAAATGATCCCGAAAGGAGGAATCTGCCTATGCAAGGTGACAAATTTGGAATTGCAGAAAGAGTCTCTGCTGATTCTCCAGCTATTGCTTCTAGTCATG AAAATGAAGCCTCGAAGTTGAATGTTGCCGCGCCTTTATTCACCAGTTTTGAGATGGAGTTTTTCCAAGATGACAACATAGATATCATTTTGAAATCAGATCCAGAGATGTCAAATGTCAATTCAATGATTGAAGATCACAAGGATGTgaagaaagggaaagaaagtgATGTTGGTACTGCACCAGTTGCTGCAGGTCAACATGGTGATCCTGTGCGTAATTTAGAGGAAGTTAAGGAGCTAAGGTCCGCCCAGAAAATGGATAGTAATTGCCATGCCGATTCTCCTATTACTGATTTTTCAAGCTGTG TTGTACTAGGGCTTATCAATGCCAATGAAGCTGGTGAGGatgtgaaagaaaaaatagaaaatgtccAGGGAACTGCACAAGTTTCTGCAGAGCAACGTGGAGATGGTAGGGAAAGAATGGCAGAGGAAGTTCGGGGATCCACTCTTTCTCCTATGTCAGATGAGATCACCTTTGTAGGTGGACTAAAGGAGGAAGGTGATGAGACTGGTGATATTGATGCTAAGATGAGCGGCATCAGTTATGGTCCTTTTGATATCCTTGCAGCAAGTGATCCAAACCCTGTTGTTGATGATAGTGTGGATCAATGTCTCGCATCTCCATATTTTGTTTCGAAACAAG ATAAGTCGGGATCACCTAAGAAAGAATGTTGGAAGCAAGATATGAAGGACAGTAAAATTGTTTCTTGTGCCGCAAGGTTGGAGAAGAAAGAGAATTTGATCCCTAGTACCCCCATGAGTGTGGTGAATACTTTGTATATGAAGGAAAATTTcagaagcacaaaggttgatcGATTTACCAAGTCGGCAGCGGAAACTCTGAAACCTCGGAGGGCATTGGAGGATCTCGGGAAGAAGTAG